The genomic segment CTCATCGCGCGCGCGGCATTCTCCGTCACCGCGTCCAGCGTCTGATCCATCTGCGGCGGTGTGCTCATGTGTTCCGCATGGAACAGCATGTGCGCCACGTCCAGCATCTGGCCCGTGCCCAGCGGATAGAACGGATCGGCGATGCAATCCTGACCGGCCGCCACGTTCACTCCGGCCGCGAGCAGCTCGGTCACGCGCGTCAGGCCGCGCCGCTTGGGATAGCGATCGTACCGGCCCTGCAAGTGCAGGTTCACCGGCGGATTGGTCACGACGTGCACGCGCGCCTCGCGCAGCAGGTTCATGACTTTTCGCGCGTGCGCGTGGTCATAACTGGACAGCGCGCAGACATGGCTCGCCGTGACGCGGCCCTGCCAGCCGTGACGGATGGTCTGCGCGGCGAGGTATTCCGTGCAGCGCGAATCGGGGTCATCCGTCTCGTCGATGTGGCAGTCGATGTCGCGGTTGAACTCACGGGCCAGCTCAAAGAGCAGATCGATGTGCCGGCGAGAGTCTTCATCAGTGCGCTCGTTGTGGGCGATGCCGCCGACCACGTCGCAGCCCATCTCGATTGCGGCGCGCATCTGCTCCAGCGCGCCGGGATCGCGCAGAATGCCGTCCTGCGGGAAGACCACCACTTGAATATCACACAGATGGCGACAGGCCTCGCGCGCCGCCAACACCCCCTCGGTGAGACGCAGCCCCGCGCCGGTTCCCACATCCACGTGCGTGCGAATGAACCCCGTCCCGAACGACACCTCGGCGTGGATCGCGCGGATCGCCCGCTCGCGAACGTTATCGGCCGACAGCTTGCGCTTCGCCTCGTCCCACAGGCGAATGGCCTCCAGCAGCGTGCCGCTCTTGTTCGGCTTCACCAGCTCTACCGAATAAGCGAGGTCCAAATGCAGGTGCGGATCCACGAACGCGGGCAACACCAATCCGCCTTTCGCATCGAAGACGCCAGCGCTTCGACGGGCGCGACCGGCGGCGCGGATCGCGCGGATGTGTCCGATATCGTCAAATGTCAGATCGAACAGGCCGCGGCGGCCGCGCAGCTGGGCGTTGGTGATTCCGGTCAGCCGTCGGGCGGCGCCTGTCATCGCCCCGCGCCGGCGAGTATGCGATTTCTTTACCATGACACAATCGTAGCCGCTCCCGAAACGGACCGATAGTTGCGGCGTGAACCCGCGCGCCTCCCTTGCAAATCGAAACGCTCGCCCGCAGCGCCGGAACGCGGCGATTCCCTCGATCGGTGGATGGACCGCCTTCGTCTTTCTCGTGCTCTTCATCGGGCTGATGATCGCCGGCCGCGAGCGCATGCTCCGAGACCCCGGCACGTTCTGGCACATCGTCGCCGGTGAACGCATGCTCTCGGATCTGACGATCCTGCGAACCGATCCGTTCAGCTTCTCCCAATCCGGGCAGACCTGGCTGGCGCAGCAATGGCTCGGTGAGTGCCTGATGGCCTTGGTGCATCGCCTCGGCGGGTTGGACCTGGTGCTCTGGGGAGGCGTGGCCATGCTTGCGACGCTTTTTGCATGGCTCGCGCATCGGCTCCATCGAGCCGGCCTGACCGTGCCTCTGGCGGTCGTCCTCACGGCGCTCGCGGTCGGTGCCAGCAGTTACCACTTTCTGTTGCGTCCACATCTGGCGTCGCTGCTCTTCATGGCGGCCCTGGTGGTGATTCTTCTGGACGTGGATGCCGGCCGGGCGCATCCGCGCCGGCTCCTGTGGATTCCGACATTGCTCGTTGCCTGGTCCAACACGCATGGCGCGGCGCTGGGTGGCCTCGCTTCGGCGCTGATCGTGTTCTTCGGATGGCTCTTCGTGCCGCACCTGCCGGTCGTGCGGCGCTGGATGATCGATCCGGCTGCGCCCCGCTGGATCGGCGCGGCCGCGAGCCTGTCGGCCGTGGCACCACTCATCACACCCTTCGGCCCGAATCTGCCCGCGACCTGGTTGAGCCTGATGCGCTCGCAGGTCATCCCGCAGATGATCATCGAGCACGGCCGCCCGGACTGGACGAGTCCCGAAGGGGCGATGCTTGGCGTGCTGGCGGCGGTGTATCTCGCGCTGCTGGCGTCGGTTGCCCGAATCGAGCTGCGGGTGACGTGGCTGCTGCCGCTGGTGTGGCTGGCGCTGGCGATGTCACGTGTACGGCATGGACCGTTGTTTGCCGTGACGGCCGTGCTGGCCATCGGCGACATGGCCGACGCGATCCGCCAGTCGTCCCGCGCGGCGGCTTTCAGGAGTCGCTGGCGATTTGCCTGGTGCGGCGTTGGCGCCGCGCAAGGCTTGACGTTGCAAACCGTTCGGGCGCCGCGCACGGCGTGGACGGCCGCGATCATCCTTGTAGCGTTGAGCGCGGTGCTCAAGACCGCCGGAGCGAGTGTGCCCGTGATCGGGGCGAACTGGGCGCGCGTGTCGGACCGGAATTGGCCCGTGGCGGCAGTGGAAGCGGCCCGCCGCACCGCGCGATCCATTCAGCGCGATGCGGATTCAGCTTGCGGCGGCCGTGAACCTGTTCGAGTGTTCAACGATCTGGGTTTCGGCGGCTATCTCATTTATTTTGCGCCGGAGCTGCCAGTCTATATTGATGACCGCTGCGAGCTGTACGGCGACGCGGGCCTGCGCCGTTACCGCGAGGTCGTTTCGCACCCCGAGCTGTTTGTCGGCCTCGCGGACTACGACGGCATCGATCTGGCGATCGTGCGGCGCAACACGAAGCTCGATCGACACCTTGCCGAAAGGTCGAATTGGCAATCGGTTCACACGGATGACGTGGCAGCGGTGTACCGTCGCGGACCCGTGAT from the Planctomycetia bacterium genome contains:
- a CDS encoding amidohydrolase family protein — protein: MVKKSHTRRRGAMTGAARRLTGITNAQLRGRRGLFDLTFDDIGHIRAIRAAGRARRSAGVFDAKGGLVLPAFVDPHLHLDLAYSVELVKPNKSGTLLEAIRLWDEAKRKLSADNVRERAIRAIHAEVSFGTGFIRTHVDVGTGAGLRLTEGVLAAREACRHLCDIQVVVFPQDGILRDPGALEQMRAAIEMGCDVVGGIAHNERTDEDSRRHIDLLFELAREFNRDIDCHIDETDDPDSRCTEYLAAQTIRHGWQGRVTASHVCALSSYDHAHARKVMNLLREARVHVVTNPPVNLHLQGRYDRYPKRRGLTRVTELLAAGVNVAAGQDCIADPFYPLGTGQMLDVAHMLFHAEHMSTPPQMDQTLDAVTENAARAMRLPSYGVRAGARACLVALPCEDVHTALRTRPRPIAVIRDGRQLFR